Proteins encoded by one window of Ramlibacter tataouinensis:
- a CDS encoding N-acetyltransferase, producing the protein MTQDAAPHLMPAAWEVGRLVVAPEYRAGPEALKRCLFLTLAHLLDHLQVENLFATCTPLLGRLYRRFGFSVLLKDAFEGEDGSYSLIHGDVATVFRALAGSEQEQQQAQLRLAALRPH; encoded by the coding sequence GTGACACAGGACGCGGCGCCCCACCTCATGCCCGCGGCCTGGGAGGTCGGCAGGCTGGTGGTCGCGCCGGAGTACCGCGCCGGTCCGGAAGCGCTCAAGCGCTGCCTGTTCCTGACCCTGGCCCACCTGCTGGACCACCTGCAGGTCGAGAATCTGTTCGCCACCTGCACGCCGCTGCTGGGGCGCCTGTACCGCCGCTTCGGCTTCTCGGTGCTGCTCAAGGACGCCTTCGAAGGCGAGGACGGCAGCTACTCGCTGATCCATGGCGACGTCGCCACCGTGTTCCGCGCTCTGGCCGGCAGTGAGCAGGAACAGCAGCAGGCGCAGCTGCGGCTGGCCGCCCTGCGCCCGCACTGA
- the msrB gene encoding peptide-methionine (R)-S-oxide reductase MsrB gives MNYPIRKSDDEWKATLAQKGAERGAFEVTRHAATERPFTGKYEAVWADGSYHCICCGNKLFDSVTKFDAGCGWPSFAEAVPGSIMEIRDTSHGMVRTETVCAQCGAHLGHVFPDGPAPTGLRYCMNSASLDFQKTE, from the coding sequence ATGAACTACCCGATCCGCAAGTCCGACGACGAGTGGAAGGCGACCCTGGCGCAAAAAGGCGCCGAGCGCGGCGCCTTCGAAGTCACCCGCCACGCCGCCACCGAGCGCCCCTTCACCGGCAAGTACGAGGCGGTCTGGGCCGACGGCAGCTACCACTGCATCTGCTGCGGCAACAAGCTGTTCGATTCGGTGACCAAGTTCGATGCCGGCTGCGGCTGGCCGAGCTTTGCCGAGGCGGTGCCCGGCTCGATCATGGAGATCCGCGACACCAGCCACGGCATGGTGCGCACCGAGACCGTCTGCGCCCAGTGCGGCGCCCACCTGGGCCACGTGTTCCCCGACGGACCGGCGCCGACCGGGCTGCGCTACTGCATGAACTCGGCCTCCCTCGACTTCCAGAAGACCGAATGA
- the purL gene encoding phosphoribosylformylglycinamidine synthase, whose translation MTLHITEFEGGRALSPFRVQQLLPRLQAVHDRVEGLTAQFVHLAAWEQAPSAADRERLDQLLTYGEPFEGAAAGTPFVVTPRLGTVSPWASKASDIAHNCGIPVRRIERAVVYRVTLKSPLLGKAPALSPAQREALAALLHDRMTESVLPDLAGAHRLFTELAPTPMEEVDVLAGGRGALERANVQFGLALAGDEIDYLLDAFRTLGRNPTDVELMMFAQANSEHCRHKIFNAGFTIDGVPQEHSLFGMIRHTHRTNPQHTVIAYSDNAAVMEGSPVEAFLPLRGDGPSAYARRPALQHVLMKVETHNHPTAISPFPGASTGAGGEIRDEGATGRGARPKAGLTGFTVSRLWDNPNGRPAHIASPLQIMTEGPLGGAAFNNEFGRPNLLGYFREYEQVVDGVARGYHKPIMIAGGLGSIEAGQTTKERFPAGTLLVQLGGPGMRIGMGGGAASSMATGANAAELDFDSVQRGNPEIERRAQEVINHCWSLGAANPILAIHDVGAGGLSNAFPEITHDAGRGARFDLRRVPLEESGLAPKEIWCNESQERYVLAIAPASLEAFRALCERERCPFAVVGVATEERQLVVGDVDLDGDGQGTLAVDMPMDVLLGKPPKMHRDVSSVARSSPPIQLTGVSLQDAVIKVLSHPTVASKRFLITIGDRTVGGLSHRDQMVGPWQVPVADCAVTLADYQGFAGEAMSMGERTPLAATDAAASGRMAVAEAITNLLAAPIELPRVKLSANWMAACGEPGEDAALYETVKAVGLELCPALGISIPVGKDSLSMRTQWQEAGQARQVTSPVSLIVSAFATLADVRTTLTPQLDADEETTLVLVDLGKGRHRMGGSILAQVLEQPGGEVPDLDDPHDLVRLVDAVNALRAQGRILAYHDRSDGGLLAAACEMAFAGHVGIALNVDLLVTEGDGISDSRAEYGDAKNWAGQVGARREELTLKALFSEELGVLLQVRSAERNTVMQVLREHGLSRHSHFVGQTRPASSPLDAGKGEVQVWRDTRAVFSARLADLHQVWDSVSWKICQQRDNPEGADAEHAAAGDPADPGLQFAPSFDPQDDVAAPFLNLARPRVAILREQGVNSHLEMAYCFDLAGFEAVDVHMTDLQSGRAELPQFQGFVACGGFSYGDTLGAGIGWARSITFNPQLSQQFQAFFDRSDTFALGVCNGCQMMAELADIIPGAQAWPRFTTNRSERYEARLAQVEVLDSPSLFFAGMAGSRLPIVVAHGEGYANFAHRGDPAAAIAAMRYVDHHGQPTEAYPLNPNGSPGGLTAVTTADGRFTAMMPHAERAFRNIQMSWSGGDKSDFSPWLRIWRNARKWVG comes from the coding sequence GTGACCCTGCACATCACCGAGTTCGAGGGCGGGCGCGCGCTCAGCCCTTTCCGTGTCCAGCAACTTCTGCCCCGGCTGCAAGCGGTGCATGACCGGGTGGAGGGCCTGACGGCGCAGTTCGTCCACCTGGCCGCGTGGGAGCAGGCACCCTCGGCGGCCGACCGCGAACGGCTCGACCAGCTGCTGACCTACGGGGAGCCGTTCGAGGGCGCGGCGGCCGGCACGCCGTTCGTGGTGACCCCGCGGCTGGGCACGGTGTCGCCCTGGGCCTCGAAGGCCAGCGACATCGCGCACAACTGCGGCATTCCGGTGCGGCGCATCGAGCGCGCGGTGGTCTACCGCGTGACGCTCAAGTCCCCCTTGCTCGGCAAGGCGCCGGCCTTGTCGCCGGCGCAGCGCGAGGCCCTCGCGGCGCTGCTGCACGACCGCATGACCGAGAGCGTGCTGCCCGACCTGGCCGGCGCCCACCGCCTGTTCACCGAACTGGCGCCCACGCCGATGGAGGAAGTGGACGTGCTGGCCGGCGGCCGCGGCGCGCTGGAGCGGGCCAACGTGCAGTTCGGGCTGGCGCTGGCCGGCGACGAGATCGACTACCTGCTGGACGCCTTCCGCACGCTGGGCCGCAACCCCACCGACGTCGAACTGATGATGTTCGCGCAGGCCAACAGCGAGCACTGCCGGCACAAGATCTTCAACGCCGGCTTCACCATCGACGGCGTGCCCCAGGAGCACAGCCTGTTCGGGATGATCCGCCACACCCACCGCACGAACCCGCAGCACACCGTCATCGCCTACTCGGACAACGCGGCGGTGATGGAGGGCTCGCCGGTCGAGGCCTTCCTGCCGCTGCGCGGCGACGGGCCCTCGGCCTATGCGCGCCGGCCGGCGCTGCAGCACGTGCTGATGAAGGTGGAGACGCACAACCACCCGACGGCGATCTCGCCCTTCCCGGGCGCGTCCACCGGCGCCGGCGGCGAGATCCGCGACGAGGGCGCCACCGGCCGCGGCGCGCGGCCCAAGGCCGGCCTGACCGGCTTCACGGTCTCGCGCCTGTGGGACAACCCGAACGGCCGGCCGGCACACATCGCCAGCCCGCTGCAGATCATGACCGAGGGTCCGCTGGGCGGCGCCGCCTTCAACAACGAGTTCGGGCGGCCCAACCTGCTGGGCTACTTCCGCGAGTACGAGCAGGTGGTCGACGGCGTGGCGCGCGGCTACCACAAGCCGATCATGATCGCCGGCGGGCTGGGCAGCATCGAGGCCGGCCAGACGACGAAGGAGCGCTTTCCGGCCGGCACGCTGCTGGTGCAGCTGGGCGGGCCCGGCATGCGCATCGGCATGGGCGGCGGCGCCGCCAGCTCGATGGCCACCGGCGCCAACGCGGCCGAGCTGGACTTCGATTCGGTGCAGCGCGGCAACCCGGAGATCGAACGCCGCGCGCAGGAGGTCATCAACCACTGCTGGTCGCTGGGCGCCGCCAACCCGATCCTGGCGATCCACGACGTCGGCGCGGGCGGCCTGTCCAACGCCTTTCCCGAGATCACCCACGATGCCGGCCGCGGCGCCCGCTTCGACCTGCGCCGCGTGCCGCTGGAGGAGTCGGGCCTGGCGCCCAAGGAGATCTGGTGCAACGAGAGCCAGGAGCGCTACGTGCTGGCGATCGCGCCGGCCTCGCTGGAGGCCTTCCGCGCGCTGTGCGAGCGCGAGCGCTGCCCGTTCGCGGTGGTCGGCGTGGCGACCGAGGAGCGGCAACTGGTCGTGGGCGACGTGGATTTGGACGGGGACGGGCAGGGGACCCTCGCCGTCGACATGCCGATGGACGTGCTGCTGGGCAAGCCGCCGAAGATGCACCGTGACGTGAGCTCGGTCGCGCGCAGCTCGCCGCCGATCCAGCTCACCGGCGTATCGCTGCAGGACGCCGTGATCAAGGTCCTGTCGCATCCGACGGTGGCCTCCAAGCGCTTCCTCATCACCATCGGCGACCGTACGGTGGGCGGGCTGTCGCACCGCGACCAGATGGTCGGGCCGTGGCAGGTCCCGGTGGCCGACTGCGCCGTGACGCTGGCCGACTACCAGGGCTTCGCCGGCGAGGCCATGAGCATGGGCGAGCGCACCCCGCTGGCCGCCACCGACGCCGCCGCCTCCGGCCGGATGGCGGTGGCCGAGGCCATCACCAACCTGCTGGCGGCGCCGATCGAGCTGCCGCGCGTGAAGCTGTCGGCCAACTGGATGGCTGCCTGCGGCGAGCCGGGCGAGGACGCCGCGCTGTACGAGACGGTCAAGGCGGTGGGGCTGGAGCTGTGCCCGGCGCTGGGCATCTCCATCCCGGTCGGCAAGGACAGCCTGTCGATGCGCACGCAGTGGCAGGAGGCCGGGCAGGCCAGGCAGGTGACCTCGCCGGTCAGCCTGATCGTCAGCGCGTTCGCCACGCTGGCGGACGTGCGGACCACGCTCACGCCGCAGCTGGATGCCGACGAGGAGACCACGCTGGTGCTGGTCGACCTGGGCAAGGGCCGCCACCGCATGGGCGGCAGCATCCTGGCCCAGGTGCTGGAGCAGCCCGGCGGCGAGGTGCCGGACCTGGATGACCCGCACGACCTGGTGCGGCTGGTGGATGCCGTCAACGCGCTGCGGGCGCAGGGCCGCATCCTGGCCTACCACGACCGCAGCGACGGCGGCCTGCTGGCGGCGGCCTGCGAGATGGCCTTTGCCGGCCACGTCGGCATCGCCCTGAACGTGGACCTGCTGGTCACCGAGGGCGACGGCATCAGCGACAGCCGGGCCGAGTACGGCGATGCCAAGAACTGGGCCGGGCAGGTCGGCGCGCGCCGCGAGGAGCTCACGCTCAAGGCGCTGTTCAGCGAGGAACTGGGCGTGCTGCTGCAGGTGCGCAGCGCCGAGCGCAACACCGTGATGCAGGTGCTGCGCGAGCACGGCCTGTCCCGGCACAGCCACTTCGTCGGGCAGACCCGCCCGGCCTCGTCGCCGCTGGACGCGGGCAAGGGCGAGGTCCAGGTCTGGCGCGACACCAGGGCGGTGTTCAGCGCCAGGCTGGCCGACCTGCACCAGGTCTGGGACAGCGTGAGCTGGAAGATCTGCCAGCAGCGCGACAACCCCGAAGGCGCCGACGCGGAACATGCCGCCGCCGGCGATCCGGCCGATCCCGGCCTGCAGTTCGCCCCCAGCTTCGATCCGCAGGACGACGTGGCCGCGCCGTTCCTCAATCTCGCGCGGCCGCGCGTGGCCATCCTGCGCGAGCAGGGCGTCAACTCGCACCTGGAGATGGCGTACTGCTTCGACCTGGCCGGCTTCGAGGCGGTCGACGTGCACATGACCGACCTGCAGTCCGGCCGCGCCGAGCTGCCGCAGTTCCAGGGCTTCGTGGCCTGCGGCGGCTTCAGCTACGGCGACACGCTGGGCGCCGGCATCGGCTGGGCGCGCAGCATCACCTTCAACCCGCAGCTGTCGCAGCAGTTCCAGGCCTTCTTCGACCGCAGCGACACCTTCGCGCTGGGCGTGTGCAACGGCTGCCAGATGATGGCCGAGTTGGCCGACATCATCCCGGGCGCGCAGGCCTGGCCGCGCTTCACCACCAACCGCAGCGAGCGCTACGAGGCGCGGCTGGCGCAGGTGGAGGTGCTGGATTCGCCCAGCCTGTTCTTCGCCGGCATGGCCGGCAGCCGGCTGCCGATCGTGGTGGCGCACGGCGAGGGCTATGCCAACTTCGCGCATCGGGGCGACCCGGCCGCGGCCATCGCCGCGATGCGCTACGTCGACCACCATGGCCAGCCGACCGAGGCCTATCCGCTCAACCCCAACGGCAGCCCGGGCGGCCTGACGGCGGTGACCACGGCCGACGGCCGATTCACGGCCATGATGCCGCACGCCGAGCGCGCCTTCCGCAACATCCAGATGTCCTGGAGCGGCGGCGACAAGAGCGACTTCAGCCCCTGGCTGCGGATCTGGCGCAATGCCAGAAAATGGGTCGGTTGA
- a CDS encoding BolA family protein produces the protein MATGITAQALQQRLAERLSPTRLEVIDESVQHLGHAGQDGTGVGTHFRVRIDSPLFAGKPRVARHRLVYDALRDFIDAGVHALAIETS, from the coding sequence ATGGCCACCGGCATCACCGCCCAGGCCCTGCAGCAGAGGCTGGCCGAGCGCCTGTCGCCGACCCGGCTGGAAGTGATCGACGAGAGTGTCCAGCACCTGGGCCATGCCGGCCAGGACGGCACCGGCGTCGGCACCCATTTCCGGGTGCGGATCGACTCCCCGCTGTTCGCCGGCAAGCCCCGGGTGGCGCGGCATCGCCTTGTGTATGATGCGCTGCGAGATTTCATCGACGCCGGCGTCCATGCGCTGGCCATCGAAACCTCCTGA
- a CDS encoding peptidylprolyl isomerase, giving the protein MKQQLLAVAAAAFLCAALPAAAQNVAIVNGKPVPKARVDVLASQFAKSGRPVTPEISEQLKEEVIAREVFMQEAQKRGLEGSEDFRNQMELARQTLLIRELFADYQKKNPVTDAEIKAEYDKFAAANGGKEYRARHILVEKEAEAKAIIANLKKGQKFEDIAKKQSKDPGSGANGGDLDWGNAASYVPEFSDAMVKLGKGQTTQQPVQTKFGWHVIRLDDVRDAQLPKLEEVKPQIAQSLQQQKLAKFQQDLRTGAKVE; this is encoded by the coding sequence ATGAAACAGCAACTCCTGGCGGTCGCCGCCGCTGCCTTCCTGTGCGCCGCCCTGCCTGCCGCGGCACAGAACGTCGCCATCGTCAACGGCAAGCCGGTGCCCAAGGCGCGGGTGGACGTGCTGGCCTCGCAGTTCGCCAAGTCGGGCCGGCCGGTCACGCCGGAGATCTCCGAGCAGCTCAAGGAAGAAGTCATCGCCCGCGAGGTGTTCATGCAGGAAGCGCAAAAGCGCGGCCTGGAGGGCAGCGAGGACTTCCGCAACCAGATGGAACTGGCCCGCCAGACCCTGCTGATCCGCGAGCTGTTCGCCGACTACCAGAAGAAGAACCCGGTGACCGACGCCGAGATCAAGGCCGAGTACGACAAGTTCGCGGCGGCCAACGGCGGCAAGGAGTACCGGGCGCGCCACATCCTGGTCGAGAAGGAAGCCGAGGCCAAGGCCATCATCGCCAACCTGAAGAAGGGCCAGAAGTTCGAGGACATCGCCAAGAAGCAGTCCAAGGACCCGGGCTCCGGCGCCAACGGAGGCGACCTCGACTGGGGCAACGCGGCCAGCTACGTGCCCGAGTTCTCCGATGCCATGGTCAAGCTCGGCAAGGGCCAGACCACCCAGCAGCCGGTCCAGACCAAGTTCGGCTGGCACGTGATCCGCCTGGACGACGTGCGCGATGCCCAGCTGCCCAAGCTGGAAGAGGTCAAGCCGCAGATCGCCCAGTCGCTGCAGCAGCAGAAGCTGGCGAAGTTCCAGCAGGACCTGCGAACCGGGGCCAAGGTGGAGTAA
- a CDS encoding protein adenylyltransferase SelO, with protein sequence MNQDVAAPVRELDLGVRWRHTFAGLGPAFHTELAPLPLPEPYLVGLNRRLADELGLDADRLRGDAGVAALTGSLPIAGTRPLASVYSGHQFGVWAGQLGDGRAVLLGEIDAAGGPQELQFKGSGRTPYSRMGDGRAVLRSSIREYLCSEAMHGLGIPTTRALSVTGSDAPVRRETVETAAVVVRVAPSFVRFGHFEHFAARGQEEPLRRLADYVIDRHYPGCRSSGRFGGNAYAALLEQVSERTAALLAQWQAVGFCHGVMNTDNMSILGLTIDYGPFQFLDAFDPGHVCNHSDETGRYAYNRQPNIAYWNLFGLGQALLPLIGDEATTLAALESYKTVFPRELESRMRAKLGLGDSREGDRALIEGILQRLAADKVDYPIFWRRLSQHVAGAAIEPVRDLFLDRAAFDAWLLDYAARLPADRATAGLAMLRTNPKYVLRNHLAELAIRRAQQKDFGGVAELLAVLQSPFDEHPAHEALAGFPPEWASHIEISCSS encoded by the coding sequence ATGAACCAAGACGTGGCTGCGCCCGTGCGCGAACTGGACCTGGGCGTGCGCTGGCGCCACACGTTCGCCGGCCTGGGGCCGGCCTTCCACACCGAACTGGCGCCCCTGCCCCTGCCAGAGCCCTACCTGGTCGGGCTCAATCGCCGCCTGGCCGACGAGCTGGGCCTGGACGCCGACCGCCTGCGCGGCGACGCGGGCGTGGCCGCCCTCACCGGCTCGCTGCCGATCGCCGGCACCCGGCCGCTGGCCAGCGTCTACAGCGGCCACCAGTTCGGCGTCTGGGCCGGCCAGCTGGGCGACGGGCGCGCTGTGCTGCTGGGGGAGATCGACGCGGCCGGTGGCCCGCAGGAGCTGCAGTTCAAGGGCAGCGGCCGCACGCCGTACTCGCGCATGGGCGATGGCCGCGCGGTGCTGCGCTCGAGCATCCGCGAATACCTCTGCTCGGAGGCCATGCACGGCCTGGGCATCCCCACCACCCGGGCGCTGAGCGTCACCGGCTCCGACGCGCCGGTGCGGCGCGAGACGGTCGAGACGGCCGCCGTGGTGGTGCGGGTGGCACCGAGCTTCGTCCGCTTCGGCCATTTCGAGCACTTCGCCGCGCGCGGGCAGGAGGAGCCGTTGCGCCGGCTGGCCGACTACGTCATCGATCGCCACTACCCCGGGTGCCGCTCGAGCGGCCGCTTCGGCGGCAACGCCTACGCGGCGCTGCTCGAGCAGGTCAGCGAGCGCACGGCCGCCCTGCTGGCGCAGTGGCAGGCCGTCGGCTTCTGCCATGGCGTGATGAACACCGACAACATGAGCATCCTGGGCCTGACCATCGACTACGGTCCGTTCCAGTTCCTGGATGCGTTCGACCCCGGCCACGTCTGCAACCACAGCGACGAGACCGGGCGCTACGCCTACAACCGCCAGCCCAACATCGCCTACTGGAACCTGTTCGGCCTCGGCCAGGCCCTGCTGCCGCTGATCGGCGACGAGGCAACGACGCTGGCCGCGCTGGAGTCGTACAAGACGGTGTTCCCGCGCGAGCTGGAGTCACGCATGCGGGCCAAGCTGGGCCTGGGCGATTCGCGGGAAGGCGACCGGGCCCTGATCGAAGGCATCCTGCAGCGGCTGGCCGCCGACAAGGTGGATTACCCGATCTTCTGGCGGCGCCTGTCGCAGCATGTCGCCGGCGCGGCGATCGAGCCGGTGCGCGACCTGTTCCTCGACCGCGCGGCGTTCGATGCCTGGTTGCTAGACTACGCGGCCCGCCTGCCCGCCGACCGCGCGACGGCCGGGCTTGCGATGCTGCGGACCAATCCCAAGTACGTGCTGCGCAACCACCTGGCCGAGCTGGCGATCCGGCGCGCGCAGCAGAAGGATTTCGGCGGCGTGGCCGAGCTGCTGGCCGTGCTGCAGTCGCCCTTCGACGAGCATCCGGCGCACGAGGCGCTGGCCGGCTTTCCGCCCGAATGGGCCTCCCACATCGAGATCAGTTGCTCCTCATGA
- a CDS encoding heparan-alpha-glucosaminide N-acetyltransferase: MPTGRYDRIDALRGAAIVWMTAFHFCFDLNYFGWIRQDFLRDPVWTGQRTAIVSLFLFCAGLSQAVAHAQGQRWPRFWRRWAQIAGCALLVTAGSWLMFPRSYIFFGVLHGIAVMLVVVRLTAGWGRWLWLAGALAIGLAMAAPAAHAAWPALEVLNRPPFHWLGLVSRKPVTEDYVPVFPWLGAIWWGLAAGQWLLANRPQVLQGRLLPQGRPLAWMGRWSLSWYMLHQPVMIAVVAGVTYLARG; this comes from the coding sequence ATGCCCACCGGCCGCTACGACCGAATCGATGCCCTGCGTGGCGCCGCCATCGTCTGGATGACGGCCTTCCACTTCTGCTTCGACCTCAATTACTTCGGCTGGATCCGCCAGGACTTCCTGCGCGACCCGGTCTGGACCGGGCAGCGCACGGCCATCGTCAGCCTGTTCCTGTTCTGCGCCGGCCTGTCGCAGGCGGTGGCCCACGCCCAGGGCCAGCGTTGGCCGCGCTTCTGGCGGCGCTGGGCCCAGATCGCCGGCTGCGCGCTGCTGGTGACGGCCGGCTCCTGGCTGATGTTCCCGCGCAGCTACATCTTCTTCGGCGTCCTGCACGGCATCGCGGTGATGCTGGTCGTGGTGCGGCTGACGGCGGGCTGGGGGCGCTGGCTCTGGCTGGCCGGGGCGCTGGCGATCGGCCTGGCAATGGCCGCGCCGGCGGCCCACGCCGCCTGGCCCGCGCTGGAGGTCCTGAACCGGCCCCCGTTCCACTGGCTGGGCCTGGTCAGCCGCAAGCCGGTCACCGAAGACTACGTGCCGGTGTTCCCCTGGCTGGGCGCGATCTGGTGGGGCCTGGCGGCCGGTCAATGGCTGCTGGCGAACCGGCCGCAGGTGCTGCAGGGCCGGCTGCTTCCCCAGGGGCGGCCGCTGGCCTGGATGGGGCGCTGGAGCCTGTCCTGGTACATGCTGCACCAGCCGGTGATGATCGCGGTGGTCGCGGGGGTGACGTACCTGGCCAGGGGCTAG
- a CDS encoding DUF2189 domain-containing protein, which yields MTPLQPPAPDSLPAPAAAPRRELRAITLADPLRWLARGARDLRAAPGISLFYGLCFWGMALLLGAVFRRMPEYTVSFVSGCFLLGPFLAMGLYEVSRRHEQGVAQDFAGSLTCWDRHLGSMGLLVLVLTLLELLWGRASLVVFAVFFDTGMPTTASVLQAVFNPRNWQFVTAYALVGGVFAALVFSTCVVSIPMILDRDTDAISAGIASIQAVAGRTAPLLLWGALIVALLAGAMLLPWAVGVLLVGPWLGHASWHAYRGCFAWDTAHGGAPGPIP from the coding sequence ATGACACCCCTGCAGCCGCCGGCCCCGGATTCCCTGCCGGCCCCCGCCGCCGCGCCGCGCCGCGAACTGCGCGCGATCACGCTGGCCGATCCGTTGCGCTGGCTGGCGCGCGGTGCGCGAGACCTGCGCGCGGCGCCCGGCATCTCGCTGTTCTACGGCCTGTGCTTCTGGGGCATGGCGCTGCTGCTGGGTGCGGTGTTCCGCCGCATGCCGGAGTACACCGTGTCCTTCGTCTCGGGCTGCTTCCTGCTCGGACCGTTCCTGGCCATGGGCTTGTACGAAGTCAGCCGCCGGCACGAGCAGGGGGTGGCGCAGGACTTCGCCGGCTCGCTGACCTGCTGGGACCGCCACCTGGGCAGCATGGGGCTGCTGGTGCTGGTCCTGACGCTGCTGGAGCTGCTGTGGGGCCGCGCCTCGCTGGTGGTGTTCGCGGTGTTCTTCGACACCGGCATGCCGACCACCGCCTCGGTGCTGCAGGCGGTGTTCAACCCGCGCAACTGGCAGTTCGTGACGGCCTACGCGCTGGTGGGCGGCGTGTTCGCCGCGCTGGTGTTCTCCACCTGCGTGGTGTCGATCCCGATGATCCTGGACCGCGACACCGACGCGATCAGCGCCGGCATCGCCAGCATCCAGGCGGTGGCCGGCCGCACCGCGCCCCTGCTGCTGTGGGGCGCGCTGATCGTGGCGCTGCTGGCGGGTGCGATGCTGCTGCCCTGGGCGGTGGGCGTGCTGCTGGTGGGCCCATGGCTGGGGCACGCGAGCTGGCATGCCTACCGCGGCTGCTTCGCCTGGGATACCGCCCACGGCGGCGCGCCCGGGCCGATCCCCTAG
- a CDS encoding septation protein A, with the protein MKLLIDFLPIAVFFAAFKLFDIWVATGVAIVATVAQIAWVRWSTGRIEPMHWLSLGVIVLFGGATLLAHDENFIKWKPTVLYWLMGGVLAAGQLVFRKNLLKSLMGAQMTLPDPAWRVVNWSWVGFFAAMGAINLWVAFNFATDTWVNFKLFGGLGLMIVFVLAQAAYLSRFMKTEAE; encoded by the coding sequence ATGAAACTGCTGATCGACTTCCTGCCCATCGCGGTCTTCTTCGCCGCCTTCAAGCTGTTCGACATCTGGGTGGCCACCGGGGTGGCCATCGTGGCGACCGTGGCGCAGATCGCCTGGGTGCGCTGGTCCACCGGCAGGATCGAGCCGATGCACTGGCTCAGCCTGGGCGTCATCGTGCTGTTCGGCGGCGCCACCCTGCTGGCGCACGACGAGAACTTCATCAAGTGGAAGCCGACGGTCCTGTACTGGCTGATGGGCGGCGTGTTGGCCGCCGGCCAGCTGGTGTTCCGCAAGAACCTGCTCAAGTCCCTGATGGGTGCACAGATGACGCTGCCCGACCCGGCCTGGCGGGTGGTGAACTGGAGCTGGGTCGGCTTCTTCGCCGCCATGGGGGCGATCAACCTGTGGGTGGCCTTCAACTTCGCCACCGACACCTGGGTCAACTTCAAGCTGTTCGGCGGCCTGGGCCTGATGATCGTGTTCGTGCTGGCGCAGGCGGCCTACCTGTCGCGGTTCATGAAGACGGAGGCCGAGTAA